The DNA segment AACCAACTGGGCTTCCCCGTTACTGCCGACACTTTATTGCACACGGCTAAAGAAGTAGGTGAAAACACCATTCTGTCGCGTGCCGGTGGCGCACCGACTTTGGCCGTAGGTATGGCACACATCATGAGCCAACTGATTCCCGGCGAAGCCATGATGGCGTTCTGGTATCACTTCGCTCTCTTGTTTGAAGCGCTTTTCATTCTGACCGCGGTGGACGCAGGTACCCGCGTTGCCCGCTTTATGATCCAAGATTTGGGCAGCGTATTCTACAAACCTTTCGGCAACACCGATTCGCTTCCCGCCAACCTGTTTGCGACTTTCTTGGCTGTTACTTTCTGGGGCTACTTCCTTTATACCGGCGTAACCGATCCGCTGGGCGGTATCAACTCACTCTGGCCTTTGTTCGGTATCGCCAACCAAATGCTGGCCGGTGTAGCCCTGATTATGTGTTCCGTGGTGCTCGTGAAAATGAAACGCGAACGTTATGTATGGGTTCCGCTTGTTCCTGCGGTATTGGTTTTATTCGTAACCTGCTATGCCGGTTTGCAAAAACTGTTCCACAGCGACCCCAGAATCAGCTTCTTGGCACATGCCGCTAAATTCAACGATGCGGCGGCACGCGGTGAAGTTTTGGCTCCGGCTAAAGACTTAGAGCAAATGAGCCGTATCGCATTTAACGACTATGTTAACTCTGGTTTAACCATCTTGTTCCTTTCCATCGTCGTTATCGTAGCCATATACGGATTGCGGGTTGCCTTGAAAGCGCGTAAAGTAGCATGGCCTACTGCCAAAGAAGTGCCTGCGGTTTACCGTAACGAGGTTCAAAGTAATGAGTCATAATTTATTGCAATTCATCAAACGCGCATGGAAAACAGCACGCCTGACCGGCAGCCTGATGGTTGGCGTACCCGACTATGAAAACTATGTTGCCCGTCAACGCAAACACAACCCTAATGCGCCGGTGATGACGAAATTGCAATTTCAGGATTACTGCAGCAAGCGCCGCAGCGGAAGCAATGGCGGACGATGCTGTTAGTTCATCATCTGAAAACATCCTGAAAGAAAAACTCCCGCCGATGAAGGCGGGAGTTTTTTCAGACGGCCTCCATCCAGCCAAAATAAATTTCATTACAATTCATATTATTAATCTATTTTCATATAAACGGATTAAAAATATATTGACGATTATAAAAACCAAGCTATAATGTCGACTTCTTCCCCGATAGCTCAGTCGGTAGAGCGACGGACTGTTAATCCGCAGGTCCCTGGTTCGAGCCCAGGTCGGGGAGCCAAATAAATCAACAAGATAGGCCGCAAGCAATTGCGGCCTATCTTGTTTTTAGACGGTTTGATAGACGGTCTCAAATTTTACAAAACTTTTAAAATACCTTTGTTACACAATCAAAAATATCTACCGTCTTATTAGTTTAATGCTCTTTTCTCATCGAACCTAAAAATTAAGAAACTTATTCCATAAGAAACCCATTGCACGAGCAATTTACATATGACAAAAGGCCGAGACCTTTGCAAAATAGCCCCTTTACCCAACAGCCGAAACCCAAACACAGGATTTCGGCTGTTTTCCGTTCTAAATATCCCCTTTATTCTTCTCAAATACCCGATAATCGGGTATCTGAGCTGCCTTTCAGATGGCAACAGGCGCACGTAGCCTGTTGGCTGCTTTCAACAGGTTCAAACACATCGCCTTCAGATGGCTTTGCGCACTCACTTTGCTCAGGCCAAAATAAGTTGCCCGGGCATGGCAGAATTTACGGTGCAGCGTACCAAAGCTTTGTTCGACCACATAACGGGTTTTCGATAAGTGTCGGTTACGTTTGGTTTGCGCTTCCGTTAGCGGCCGGTTGCGGTGGGATTTGCACATGATGCCGTCCCGCAACTGATGTTCTTCCAGATGTTGCCGGTTTTCCATACTGTCGTAGCCTTTATCGGCATAGACAGTCGTGCCTTTGGCTAGGCCTTCCAACAAAGGCAGCAGGTGTTTGTACTCATGGGCATTGGCGGCAGTGATGTGCAGTTTCTCAATATAGCCTTCCGCATCGGTACGGGTATGTTGTTTGTAACCCAGATGGAAGCGGCCGTCTTTCTTTACCCAACGGGCATCGCTGTCTTTACTCGGTGTGGTTTGGCTGTTGACCCGCCCTTCGTCATCCACTTCTGTGGCCTGACGCTGTTTGCCGCCGGCCGTCTGAATAATGGTGGCGTCAACGATGGCGGCGGATGCTTTCTCTACTTTTAAACCCTTGTCAGTCAGTTGGCGGTTAATCAGATCCAGTAATTCGGCCAAGGTGTTGTCTTGCGCCAGCCAGTTGCGGAAACGGCAGAGGGTGCTGTGGTCGGGAATGCAAAAGTTGTCAAAGCGGCAGAAGAGTTGAAAATCGATACGGGTGATGAGGCTGTATTCGAGTTCAGGGTCGGAAAGGCTGTGCCATTGGCCGAGTAGAATGGCTTTGAACATGGATAGCAGGGGATAGGCGGGACGGCCGCGGTGGTCTCGAAGGTAGCGGGTTCTTTGATGGTTGAGGTAATGTTCGATCGGTTGCCAATCAATCACCTGCTCCAACTTCAACAGGGGGAAGCGGCCGATGTGTTTGGCAATCATGGCTTGTGCGGTTTGCTGAAAGAAGGTGCTCATGAAAAATCCCCTAAATGTCTTGGTAGGGAATTTAGGGGATTGTGGGGAATTTTGCAAAGGTCTCGGCCGTCTGAAATTTCAGACGGCCTTTTGTCATATGTAAATAGAAAATAAATATCTATTCTGCTATATTGCCAAAGCATATATCTTGAATTCCGATACTTTGACACACCGCTTTTGGAACACTCGCGATGACCCAAACCCAATCCTACCGCCTCACCTTCTCCCGCTTCAGTCCCTCCCTCTCCGTCGCCTCCTTCACCGCCGCCGAAGCCTTAAACACAGCCTACCGCCTCGACATCGAACTCACTTCTGTTGATTCTGATTTACCGCTGTCGTCATACATTAATCAGGCGGTCAAGTTTACGGTAACACCGGTAAGCTCTGATGCGTTGGGATTGATCGAAGGGATGATCGCGCCCCAAGCGTTGAAGGAATGGAGCGGTATCATCACTTCGTGTGAGAAGCTGTTGGTATCGGCCGACGAAACCCGTTACCGCATGGTATTGGAACCCCGTATCGCCGCATTGAAGCATCATCGCACTTCGCGGCTGTTTCAAAACCAAAACGTTCCCGACATTATTGCTTCATTACTGAAACACCACGGCTTCTCCGGCGTCGATTTCCGCTTTAACACTTCCCGCGAATACGGTGTGCGCGAGTATGTGACCCAGTATCAGGAAAGCGACTTCGCCTTTATCAACCGGCTGTGCGAAGAAGAAGGCATTTGGTATGCCTTCGAGCAGAACGCCCAATATGGCGAGGTGGCGGTATTCGGCGACGATGCCGCCCATTATTTTCGCGACAACCGTCATCTGTATCCCTACCGCCCTCATGGTGGGTTGGAGAGCGTCGGTGAAGAAGCGGTGTTCGCCTTACAGGTGAAACACAACCCGATTCTCGAATCCATCCGCGTCGGCGACTACAACTACCGCGATGCCGATACCGATTTGTCGTCCCAAGTAACAGCTAAAGATAAGGAAAGCGACAGCAGCGTCTTACTCGGCAGCGACAGCCATTGGGGTTTGCATCAAAAGACCCCCGAGGAAGCGCAACTTCAGACGGCCTTACTGCAACAGCTCAACCACAGCCGCCGTATTGTTGCCTCCGGCAGCGGCAACATTACCGCCCTCAGCCCCGGCCAAGTGTTTCAGACGGCCCCGAGCTTCAGCGAAGCGCCCAACGGCTGGCTGGTGGTGTCGCTCACCCATAGGGGCAGCCGCGGTCAAGCGTACAGCCACAGTTTTACCGCCATCCCCGCCGACAGCATCTTCCGCCCCGAACGCATCACCCCGCTGCCTAAGATACAGGGCAGCCTACCCGCCAGAGTCACCAGCCCCGGCAACTACACCTACGCCTATATCGACAACATGGGGCGCTATCGCGTCAAACTGCCGTTCGACCTCGACGAATGGAGCCCGGGCGGGGAAAGCCGCCCCATCCGCCTAGCCAAACCCTATGCCGGCCCCGACTACGGCCAACACTTCCCCTTACACGAAGGCACCGAAGTGATGCTGTCGTTTGTACAGGGTAATCCCGACAGGCCTTACATCAGCGGGGTAATGCACGACAGTTCCCACCCCGACCACGTTCCCGCAGACTGGAACACCCGCAACGTTATCCGCACCTGGGCGAACAACAAACTGCGGATGGAAGACAAACAGGGTCAGGAACACATCAAACTGGCGACCGAATACGGCAAAACCCAACTCAACCTCGGTCATATCGTCGACAGCGAACGAAAGCTCCGAGGTGATGATGGACAAGGCTTTGAGCTGCGTACTGACCATTGGGGTTCTGTACGCGCAGGCAAAGGCTTATTTCTATCAGCCAACGCCCAAAGTGCTGCTAATGGTGAAGTTTTAGATATGGAAGCAACTATCCAACAATTAAAAGAAGCGTTGGATATGGCACAGGGTTTAGCTAAAGCAGCCAAACGTGCGGAAACCCCATTAGGTGATCAAGATGTAAATAGCGGTAGTAAAGATTTAATGGATCAAGGCGGCCAATACGGCAGCAGCAGTCTGAGTGAACTTGATGCTAAAGGTTTGAAAAATGCCGGCCTGATTGCCAGTGCGCCAGCTGGTATCGTATTGAGCACACCAAAGCACATTCAAATCAGTGCTACTGAAAATATTCTTCATACCGCTGGCAACAATATCCACAACAGTGTCTTCAAGAAATTCACTGTTGCAGCTGGCGAATTGATCAGCTTTTTTGCCCAAACCCTAGGCATCAAAATGGTTGCGTCCAAAGGAGACATAACGCTACAGGCACAACAAGATAATATTACGGTCGCAGCAGCCAAAGATATCCGCATCGATAGCGTAAACGGTGAAATAACTATTTCCGCCTCTAAAAAGCTAACATTAGTGTGTGATGGTTCTTATATTACTTTAGGTGGCGGCAATGTCGAGATTGGCACACCTGGGCAAATCATCAATAAATCTTCTGGCTGGCAAAGTACTGGCCCCTCTAGTAAATCTGTAAAAGGTACCATGCCGAAAGTAGCTAAAGGCCAACTAGAGCTGCTTCATTACTATGCAACGCAAAAGAAAGACGGTGTAGCTGGAGGTGAATACACTGTTATCGATAGTTCCGGGCAAGTACGTAAAGGTATTTTAGATAGTAATGGTTATGCAGTTGTGAGCGGACTGGCTGAAGGTGCTGCGAAGGTAGTATTTAGTAAAGATCCGAGAGATGGCCATAGTGATAAAGATATTATCGAAGATGCTTTTAGAGTCTTACCAATTGGAAAACAAACTACTTCAGATAAAAATCAAATTGCACAATTTGAAATCGCCAAAAAAGAAGTAGACACACTTTTAGCAGATACCAAAAATTTGGTCTCACAAGCACAAGCATTAAAGCAAGTTTCCGACAACATAAAATCCCGATCTTATAAAGATTTAGCTAAAAGCTTGTCCATAAATCAACAGCTTGTTTTAACTGAAAAGATTACATCTAATATCAAAAAGAAATAATCGGAAGTTAAATAATTTTTTACAACTATATCAGTTTGAATTTTAAAGAGTAACATCAAAATGGCTCCTCAAACCACACCATATAAAAAAGTTGCAGTTGGCCCTAAAAATACTTTCACCAAGGATGCCCAAAGAGGAGCTTCTAAATTTGATAGGTGGCTCAGAAATATTTCAGACGGCTATGTAACTTTAGATAGGCTGGCAATGGCTGCCGGAGCAATACCTGTTATCGGCAATGCAATGGCTGTTGTTGATACCATGCTTGCTATTAAAGATATGGCCAGCAAAAAAAATACCGATATGTTCGACTGGATGAATTTGGCCATCAATGTTATCGGGATCATTCCAGGAACTGGTAATGCAGCAAGGACTACGTTACGTCCTACATTACTTTTAGTACGTGAACAAGCGTTGCGGCACAAAGGACTTTTGACTGAAGCAGCTGTTACAGCAATCGCCAATCATATTTTGGCAGGGCACAAGGGAGACGTTGAAAAATATGTAGCGGCTATTCAACGACAAATGAATGGCATGCTAAAAGAAGTTAGTCGGCATGCTCAGCGAACCTTATTATCTAGTGCGGATGCCTTAACAAAAATATCCTCAGGTAAAGTTTTTGACACTCGCACACTACATCGAAAATCAAGTGAGGCTTATAACAAAGGAACTGTATGGACTGAACAGGGCCGCAATCTATATCGTGTAGCAGCGGGATATAAAACTGAAGCTGTTGCGAAAGATGTAGCAAATGCAGCTGTTGCCAAGTTGGTTCCCCCGCAAATCAAAACCAAATTGTCTGTAATTGCTGCTCAATTGCATGGATATAGAAATACAGTAGATGCTCGGATTATGGGACTGGCAGGAGGATTATTAAAATTATTAAACCTGCTTTTATCTGCCCTAAAAAAACGCAAAAACATCAGCCGCCCAGCCGCTATTCCTGGTAAAAGCCAAAAAACCAACCAAAATGCTCGTCTGGATGCGTCCACTCAGCAAAGTAAAAGTAAAAATAAGCCTTCTGACTGCAAAAGCTGCGGTACCGGCGCTTCTAGAAAATCTATCGATTTTGCTACTGGACAAGAAACATTTACCCATATAGATTTTTCCCTGCCAGGTATTATGCCGATCAGCTGGACCCGCACTTACTGCTCAGGATTAATCACCTATGAGCGGGGTGAATTGGGGGCACGCTGGATCACTCCCTATACTGCACGCATAGGCATCCGTAAACGAGAGTTGTTATACCACACCTCTGACGGTCGAGCTGTACCTTTTCCATTATTGGAACCCGGTAGAGCTTATCATCATCCCATAGAAGATTTTACGTTGATGCGTGTCAGTGAGGACATTCTGACCCTTAACGTTGGCAAAGATTTGCTTGAAATTTATGAGCGTTATGGGGATGTTTTTCGTTTATTAACTATTAAAGACCGTAATGGTAATGTACTTGGCTTTCATTATTCAGGCCATCTTTTGGTTGGGATTAATGACACCAATAATAACTTGGTGGTTATCCACTATAACGAGCAGAATAAAATCAGCCGTATTGAATTGGCCGGAGACAATGCCCGTTTGCTGGTAGCCTACGAATATGATCATTTTGGAAATCTTATCAAGGCCACTGATGAGGCAGGAGACGTTTACGAATATGCTTACCAAGACCACTTGATTACACGTTATACGGACCGTACAGGAAGAGGTATCAACCTTGAATGGCAGGGACGTCGCCATTGGGCTAAATGTATTCGAGAATATGCTGATGACGGTAGCGGAGAATTAACGTTGCAATGGGATGAGAATATCCGTGAAACGATTGTAACTGATGCTTACGGCTACAAAACCAGTTATCTGTATGATGCAGAAAATTATACTTACCGGATTATTTATCCCGACCATACTGAAGAATGGTTTTTCCGCGATGAGCGTAAAAACATTACGACTCATATTCATCCTGACGGTAGCGAAGACAACTACACCTACGACGACAAAGACAATCTGCTCGAGCATATCCGAGCCGACGGCAGTGTCGTTTCTTTCGAATACGACGCTGACAATAATCTGACTGCCATTACTGACCCTCATAACCAACGCTGGCTGCGCGAATATGACAGTAACGGCAATATGGTGAGGGAAACTGATCCCGAATTTAACGAAACTCGTTATGTTTATGATGAGCGTGGTTTGCCTGTACGGATTACGGATGCCAAAGGCGGCGTTAAAACCCTAAGCTGGACAGCCGATGGACAAATTAGCAGCCATACCGATTGTTCCGGCTACACTTCACATTGGGCCTATGACGACAGAGGCCGTCTGACATCGCAAACCGATGCAGAAGGCCATACTACACGCTATACCTATGACCTACGCGGTCAATTACAAACGCTTAGCCAAGCAGACGGCACCCAGGAGCACTACCAATATGATCCCGAAGGCCGCCTACTAGAATATACCGACCCACTGGCACAATCCACCCGCTACACTTACGATCGTGCCGGTCGCGTCTTTATCCGAACCGATGCGGCAGACAACCGTGTCCAATACCGCTACGATCTCAACAGCCGGCTTACCGGTTTGGTGGATGCAAATGGTGCCGTTTACGGCTTCCGTTACAATAGTGTCGGTGCATTGTTGGAAGAAACCGGCTTTGACGGCAAAACTACCAGCTACCACTATACCGAAGGCAGTGGTGTCCTCCGTGAAATTCATGAAGCGGATACCATTACAGCCATTAACTACGATGCGGCCGGTCGCATCGAAAGCCGCAGCATCTTGATAAACAATACAGAAGGAGAAGCCCGGGAAGCCGACAAAGAAAATTACAGCTACGATGCCGCTGGTCGCCTCGTCGAGGCGCGTAACAATCATAGCCATTACCAGTATTTTTACGACACCCTCGGCAACCTAGTAAAGGAATACCAGCATTACAGGCTTGGTAACAGTCGCCGTAGTTATGTGTGGCGACACAACTATGATGAATTGGGCAACCGTATCGAAACCATCCGACCCGATGGCCAACGAATCGGAATGATGCGCTATGGCAGCGGTCATGTGCACGGCCTCACCCTCAACCAACGGGAAATTACCGCCTACCAACGTGATCGGCTGCACCGCGAAACCGAACGCACCCTTGGCAACAAAACCGCTCAACATACCCGCTACGACCCTCTCGGCAGAATTTTGCAACAAAGCAGTAACGGTAGCATCCGTAATTACCGTTACGATAAAGCTGGTCAGCTTATTGACATTCAAACCCCTAAAGGCAGCATTCAATACCACTACGACCCGGTTGGCCGTCTGATTGCCGCCATTACCCCCAACAACCAAGAAATCTTCGCCTTTGATCCAGCCGGAAATCGCTTAGATACGTACAAACCGGCAGATAAAGCGGCGGAATATCCTGTATTAAACAAAGTGTGGGGAAATCTGCTGAAAGAATACGCCGGAACACATTACCAATATGATGTTAAAGGCAATTTGATTGAAAAAACCAACAACGGCAACACCTCCCGCTACACATGGAACGGTTACAATCAGCTTATCAAACTGGAAAATCAGACAGGCATAACAGAGTATCGCTATGATGCCTTAGGCAGAAGAATTGCCAAAACGCACAACGGAAACACTACTGTTTACTTGTGGCAGGAAGATACGCTGGCAGTAGAAACTAATGGAGACAGCAGCATCCACTATATCTTTGAGCCCGATACCTTCGAACCTGTGGCTCAGTTTCAGACGGCCTCGGTAAGTGGCATCCCCAGCCCAAGCAGAGTGGTATTGCCCTACTCATATGATCCGGAAGCAGATCCACTTCTCAAAGAACCAAAACAGCCAGACACCCAACCCGACCTCATCTACTATCGCCTAGATCACCTAGGCACACCGATAGCGGCGACTGATGAAAAAGGCAAAACCGTTTGGGAAGCCACATACAAAGCTTGGGGAGAAATTGAGCACGAAAATATTTCAGACGGCCTCAGTATCAACATTCCATTCCGCTTTCAGGGGCAGTATTACGATAAGGAAAGCGGACTACATTACAATAGGTTCAGGTATTATGACCCTAGTGTCGGACGATTCATCAGTCAGGATCCAATTGGGTTGTGGGGTGGAGATAATTTGTATGCTTATGTAGATAATCCAACAGGCTGGATTGATCCATGGGGGCTGCGACCTACCAATAGCGGAAGAATGCCAAGTCATAAGGTAATGCCTTCTAAGCCAGGCTATCAGCGGCAACATATTATCCCATATAGTTTAAAAGATCATGAGGTATTTTTAAAATCGGGAATGAATATTAATTCAGCTTCCAATTTGATGTATATGCCCATTTGCGAAGGAATTGATAGAAATCCAAATTTAGGACTACATCGTGGATGGACTCAAGAACATGCACAATACAATGCAAAAGTTGCAGCTAAATTAGATGCTATCCAAGCAAGATCAAAATCAGACGCAAAAGCTAATAAAAAATGGGATTATAGAAACTATCAGCAAGAGGTTCAAAAATTACAAAGGGAACTAAGACTTGGTACTCAAACAGGTAAATATACTTGCGCATCACCTTTAAACCGTAAGAAAAAATAGGAGCAGATAATATGCAACTCTATACAATTTTTCCCCCTAAAAACATTAATGTTGATTTTTCTTTTAATTTGAAAGGTAATAACAAGGATAGTATCTTAGACTATTTCAAATTCAATGATGATGATATTTTCTTGCAAAAACCTCGTATAAATCTAACATACGACAATGAGTTTGAAACTCAAATTACTACAATTTTAAACGCGGACTTTTATTTTTCATCCTCTGGTATTTTATTGTTTTCAAGAAATTTTTTTGAAATAGCACATGATAAATTGAAAGAAGATGCCTTATTTTTCCCATGCCTAATTAATAACACTCCATCTGATATATATGCTTTATATATAAAAAATAGCATTAGTTTTTTAAATAATAAATCTTTAGATTG comes from the Neisseria dumasiana genome and includes:
- a CDS encoding IS5 family transposase; translation: MSTFFQQTAQAMIAKHIGRFPLLKLEQVIDWQPIEHYLNHQRTRYLRDHRGRPAYPLLSMFKAILLGQWHSLSDPELEYSLITRIDFQLFCRFDNFCIPDHSTLCRFRNWLAQDNTLAELLDLINRQLTDKGLKVEKASAAIVDATIIQTAGGKQRQATEVDDEGRVNSQTTPSKDSDARWVKKDGRFHLGYKQHTRTDAEGYIEKLHITAANAHEYKHLLPLLEGLAKGTTVYADKGYDSMENRQHLEEHQLRDGIMCKSHRNRPLTEAQTKRNRHLSKTRYVVEQSFGTLHRKFCHARATYFGLSKVSAQSHLKAMCLNLLKAANRLRAPVAI
- a CDS encoding type VI secretion system Vgr family protein produces the protein MTQTQSYRLTFSRFSPSLSVASFTAAEALNTAYRLDIELTSVDSDLPLSSYINQAVKFTVTPVSSDALGLIEGMIAPQALKEWSGIITSCEKLLVSADETRYRMVLEPRIAALKHHRTSRLFQNQNVPDIIASLLKHHGFSGVDFRFNTSREYGVREYVTQYQESDFAFINRLCEEEGIWYAFEQNAQYGEVAVFGDDAAHYFRDNRHLYPYRPHGGLESVGEEAVFALQVKHNPILESIRVGDYNYRDADTDLSSQVTAKDKESDSSVLLGSDSHWGLHQKTPEEAQLQTALLQQLNHSRRIVASGSGNITALSPGQVFQTAPSFSEAPNGWLVVSLTHRGSRGQAYSHSFTAIPADSIFRPERITPLPKIQGSLPARVTSPGNYTYAYIDNMGRYRVKLPFDLDEWSPGGESRPIRLAKPYAGPDYGQHFPLHEGTEVMLSFVQGNPDRPYISGVMHDSSHPDHVPADWNTRNVIRTWANNKLRMEDKQGQEHIKLATEYGKTQLNLGHIVDSERKLRGDDGQGFELRTDHWGSVRAGKGLFLSANAQSAANGEVLDMEATIQQLKEALDMAQGLAKAAKRAETPLGDQDVNSGSKDLMDQGGQYGSSSLSELDAKGLKNAGLIASAPAGIVLSTPKHIQISATENILHTAGNNIHNSVFKKFTVAAGELISFFAQTLGIKMVASKGDITLQAQQDNITVAAAKDIRIDSVNGEITISASKKLTLVCDGSYITLGGGNVEIGTPGQIINKSSGWQSTGPSSKSVKGTMPKVAKGQLELLHYYATQKKDGVAGGEYTVIDSSGQVRKGILDSNGYAVVSGLAEGAAKVVFSKDPRDGHSDKDIIEDAFRVLPIGKQTTSDKNQIAQFEIAKKEVDTLLADTKNLVSQAQALKQVSDNIKSRSYKDLAKSLSINQQLVLTEKITSNIKKK
- a CDS encoding YbdD/YjiX family protein, with product MSHNLLQFIKRAWKTARLTGSLMVGVPDYENYVARQRKHNPNAPVMTKLQFQDYCSKRRSGSNGGRCC
- a CDS encoding RHS repeat-associated core domain-containing protein, with amino-acid sequence MAPQTTPYKKVAVGPKNTFTKDAQRGASKFDRWLRNISDGYVTLDRLAMAAGAIPVIGNAMAVVDTMLAIKDMASKKNTDMFDWMNLAINVIGIIPGTGNAARTTLRPTLLLVREQALRHKGLLTEAAVTAIANHILAGHKGDVEKYVAAIQRQMNGMLKEVSRHAQRTLLSSADALTKISSGKVFDTRTLHRKSSEAYNKGTVWTEQGRNLYRVAAGYKTEAVAKDVANAAVAKLVPPQIKTKLSVIAAQLHGYRNTVDARIMGLAGGLLKLLNLLLSALKKRKNISRPAAIPGKSQKTNQNARLDASTQQSKSKNKPSDCKSCGTGASRKSIDFATGQETFTHIDFSLPGIMPISWTRTYCSGLITYERGELGARWITPYTARIGIRKRELLYHTSDGRAVPFPLLEPGRAYHHPIEDFTLMRVSEDILTLNVGKDLLEIYERYGDVFRLLTIKDRNGNVLGFHYSGHLLVGINDTNNNLVVIHYNEQNKISRIELAGDNARLLVAYEYDHFGNLIKATDEAGDVYEYAYQDHLITRYTDRTGRGINLEWQGRRHWAKCIREYADDGSGELTLQWDENIRETIVTDAYGYKTSYLYDAENYTYRIIYPDHTEEWFFRDERKNITTHIHPDGSEDNYTYDDKDNLLEHIRADGSVVSFEYDADNNLTAITDPHNQRWLREYDSNGNMVRETDPEFNETRYVYDERGLPVRITDAKGGVKTLSWTADGQISSHTDCSGYTSHWAYDDRGRLTSQTDAEGHTTRYTYDLRGQLQTLSQADGTQEHYQYDPEGRLLEYTDPLAQSTRYTYDRAGRVFIRTDAADNRVQYRYDLNSRLTGLVDANGAVYGFRYNSVGALLEETGFDGKTTSYHYTEGSGVLREIHEADTITAINYDAAGRIESRSILINNTEGEAREADKENYSYDAAGRLVEARNNHSHYQYFYDTLGNLVKEYQHYRLGNSRRSYVWRHNYDELGNRIETIRPDGQRIGMMRYGSGHVHGLTLNQREITAYQRDRLHRETERTLGNKTAQHTRYDPLGRILQQSSNGSIRNYRYDKAGQLIDIQTPKGSIQYHYDPVGRLIAAITPNNQEIFAFDPAGNRLDTYKPADKAAEYPVLNKVWGNLLKEYAGTHYQYDVKGNLIEKTNNGNTSRYTWNGYNQLIKLENQTGITEYRYDALGRRIAKTHNGNTTVYLWQEDTLAVETNGDSSIHYIFEPDTFEPVAQFQTASVSGIPSPSRVVLPYSYDPEADPLLKEPKQPDTQPDLIYYRLDHLGTPIAATDEKGKTVWEATYKAWGEIEHENISDGLSINIPFRFQGQYYDKESGLHYNRFRYYDPSVGRFISQDPIGLWGGDNLYAYVDNPTGWIDPWGLRPTNSGRMPSHKVMPSKPGYQRQHIIPYSLKDHEVFLKSGMNINSASNLMYMPICEGIDRNPNLGLHRGWTQEHAQYNAKVAAKLDAIQARSKSDAKANKKWDYRNYQQEVQKLQRELRLGTQTGKYTCASPLNRKKK